The Oculatellaceae cyanobacterium genomic interval GTAGTAACGCGCAGGACGTAAACCGTTGCGGTCTAATACTGCACCCATCATCGTGCCATCGGTGAAGGCGATCGATGCTGGCCCATCCCAAGGTTCCATTAGGCAAGAGTGATACTCGTAGAACGCCTTTTTCTCGTCACTCATTGACTCGTGGGCTGTCCAGGGTTCGGGAATCATCATCATTACTGCATGAGGAAGCGATCGCCCTGCCAAATACAGCAATTCCAAGGCATTATCAAATATTAAAGAGTCGCTGCCATCAACATTAATTACTGGCTGCACCTTCTTCATGTCGTCGCCGAACAACTCCGACTCAAACAGTGATTGCCGTGCGTGCATCCAGTTAATGTTGCCCCGTAGGGTGTTAATTTCGCCGTTATGGGCGATGTAACGATAAGGATGACTCCGTTCCCAACTGGGGAATGTATTCGTGCTAAAGCGGGAGTGTACCAGAGCTAAGGCACTTTCCATATCTGGATCGTGAAGGTCGGGATAATAGTCCCCTACCTGCACAGGCATCAACATTCCTTTGTAAACAATTGTGCGGCTGGAAATGCTGGAAGGATACCAGTATGGGTCGATTTTAGGAGTGCGGATAGCGTTGTGCGATCGCTTCCGAATGACATAAAGTTTACGCTCAAATGCCAGATCGTCAGCCACATCTGAGCCACGCTGGATAAACACCTGCTGCATGAAAGGTTCACTGGATTTCGCCGTGTTTCCTATCGACGAATTATCAGTTGGTACATCCCGCCAACCAATTACCTGCTGCCCTTCCTCAGCTACAACTTGTTCAAAAATTTTTCTACTTTGGGCGCGGGCGACCGGATCAGGAGAACCGTAAATCATCCCCACACCATACTGTCCCGCTTCTGGTAAGTTAATATTTACCGCCGCAGCTACCTTCTTTAAAAACTTGTGCGGAACCTGCATTAAAATTCCCGCACCGTCACCTGTATTTGTTTCAGCACCGCAGGCACCACGATGATCGAGGTTTACAAGGATTGTTAACGCTTGCTCTACAATGTCGTGTGACTTCTTCCCCTTCATGTGTACTATGAAACCGACACCGCAAGCGTCGTGTTCAAACTGTGGATCGTATAAACCTTGTTTTGGTGGCAATGCTTTATTGTTCATGTTGATGGTCTAAGAGAAGTCTCGTGTCTAGCCAGAAGTGAGGGGCAACTATATCAGTTTAGCTAACCTGAATTTTCTAACAAGTAATGCTTATAGATAACAGTTCTTAAAAAAGTTTTAACTGATTTGATCAATAATTGCTACATATTCCAGGTTGTAACAGCGAATGCAGGCAACAGTTGAGCAACTGTCTCAGATTTTAGTATTTGCAGATTTAACGGCGTTAGATTTGGAGCATTTACCACCTTATACCCAATTGCAGCACTACAGCAAAGGGGAAATAATTATGCAGGAGGGCGATCGCCTCCCGAAAAAGTTGTATGCTCTCCTCAGTGGTTCTTTACAGATAACGAAAACCGCCACTACAGGCAAAGAAACAATTCTTCGTACTCTACCACCTGGAGAAATCTTTGCAGCCCCAGCATTATTAGGTAATGGTATTGCACCAGCAATGGTGACTGCTGAGTGTGATTCAGTAATTTTGACAGTAGAACGAGATGCACTTTTAGCAGCAATTAAGCAAACTCCAGAAATTGCTCTCAAAATGCTGATGGTGTTTAATTCTCGGTTGCAACAACTACATGACACAGTGCATGGGTTAGTTTCTGAACGAGCAATTGTGCGTTTGACGCGGCTAATTCAATATTCAGCAACTCAATATGGTACTGAATTAACTAAAAATGGTGAGTGTTTAAAAGTTAAACTTTCTTATTATCAAATTGCTCGGAGTATCGGTATTACTTACGAGGAGTGCGTGCGGTTATTCGCCACTATTAAGGCGGTTGTTAGTTATAGCCGTGGGGGTAAGATTATTGTGGTTGATAGGGAAAAGTTAGATGCGATCGCTAATGGTACGTCAGAATTAAATACTTGAGAGGGCGGTTGGATGATCGCTAAATTATGAATAACTACTTTGCTACGGTGGCTCGTGGTTTAGAACCTATTGCTGCCCAAGAATTGGAACGTCTCGGTGCAAGGGATGTCCGTCCTGAATTCACTGGGGTACATTTTGCTGGCGATCAAGCTTTGCTTTACCGAGTGAATCTCTGGGCGAGGACGATTTTTAGAGTGCTAGTACCGATTAGAGAATTTTACTGCTCTAGCCCTGTGATGCTCTACCAAGAGGTGCAAAAAATCTCTTGGGAGCAATACCTACAGCCCCACAACACGCTAGCGGTGGACTGTACGGGGAGCAATCAAAAACTTAACCATACCCATTTCACAGCTTTGCAGGTTAAAAATGCAATCGTAGATCAACAGCGTAGTCAATCAGGTAAAAGATCTAGCATTGATATTGAAAATCCAGATCTGCTAATCAATGTCCACATCCATCAAGACCGTTGTATTTTAAGTTTAGATAGTTCGGGTACAAGCCTACATCGACGGGGATATCGACCAGCGATGGGGCTGGCACCACTTAAAGAGACTCTCGCTGCTGCAATTCTCGACATGGCAGAATGGGATGCTTCTTTGCCTTTTTTAGACCCTTTATGTGGCTCTGGAACTCTGCCTATAGAAGCGGGTTTAAAAGCTTTAAATATTGCGCCTGGGTTGTATCGGCAAAAATTTGGCTTTCTTAGTTGGTCGGATTTTGACGAACATATATGGCAGGAGTTACTGGATGAAGCCAAAAATAGCCAAAAATTAGATTTGAATGAGACAATTTCAGGTAGCGATCGCGATGATGATGTTCTCACCCAAGCGCGGGCTAATGCGGAACGCTGTGGTATTGGACATAAAATCACCTTTACTCAAACTGATTTATCCCAACTTGAAGCTCCTACAGACTGCGGAATTCTAATTTGTAATCCCCCCTATGGAGAACGTTTGGGGGATGCTAGAGAACTAGGCGACCTCTACAAAATGCTTGGCGATGTCTTCAAGCAACGCTTCAAAGGTTGGACTGCCTTTATATTGACAGGGAACAAGGAGTTGGCTAAAAAAGTTGGACTCAAGGCATCCCGTCGTATTCCTATTTATAACGGCTCTTTAGCGTGTACTTTACTTAAGTACGAACTGTATTAGCAATGTTGAGTTTTGAGGAGTAAATTTTCGGCTCAAGATTCAACTTAAAGCCAAAAACACAAATATTCAACTCAAAACTCACAACTTTTAATCAAATTGTGGATATATTTTTATGCAGTTGTTACCCCAAATTTTTCTACTTCCCTAGCATCCACAATTAATAGCAGACAAAGAGCAGCGATCGTTTTTTGCCATTCTTGCCGAACACGCTCATCTTCTACACCATCAAACGCCCCTACCAAAGGATCAACTGAACGCTCTAAAGCGTGTCTTGGAACTGGACGATGTAACTCAGCTAGGCGCGTCAGGCTTTCTTGATTGTTCACAAAACCAATTACCCATTTGGTTGCGTGGTCTGGACTATCAGGAACTCGCTTAACACCTAACTCATTTTTTAGCCAGTTATAAAAGGGAGGCAATCGTTCAGCTAAGACTTTTCCCGCCGTTGGCAATGTCTGCTTTAACAAATTTACGTCTAAACTCTCTAACTGTTGCTTAAAATTAGGCGAATCCAGGCATTCATTTAGTGGTTTTGACAGTAATTCTTCTATTTGACTGTTAGATAACTCTAGATGTTGGGTAAAGGCTTCTTGTACTAATGTCATAGTTTAGATTGGGAGCAATAACTTTTTTCTAATTGCACTCTACTTTGATGCTAACAATTACTTCTATGAGGTAGCTCATAATTAAGCATTCAGCTATCCCTCTGTCAGCAGTCAGCTTCTTAATTTTCATTTGTCTGTATAGGTTTCACTCCTAAAAGGTTTCATTAATTTTTGTTACTGATTTCTGACTCCTGAGTTCTGATTTCTTACTAGGGTGAATTTTCCGATAGCGTCAATAGAAACGTTAGATTTTGTTCTGCCTTCAGCGCATGAGGGGCATGGGCTGGCATAAATACGAATACGCCTGGTTCTAGTTCAATGTCTTTTCCTTCTAAAGTTAATATTCCTGTCCCATCAATTACATTGATAGTTGCATTACGAGTAGAAGTATGCTCTGAAATCTCGCTGTTATAACTCAGGCAAAACAGCGTATATTGACAGACTTGATCTTTAAGCAACACTTTACTGAAAACTCCTGATTTAGGGTATTCAATTTGGTCGCGCAAAGAAGTAACTAAAGATGCTGCTGTTGTATTTGTAGAAGTCATATTAATGCTCACTTCTCAGTTAATGAGTTATCCCAAAGAACAATTTCTGAAAAACCAAAAATTCCGTGCTTAGGCCAGAGCGCATAAAATGATATAACCTAACTCTTGACGATATTTATGAAAGACTGAACGCATTTTCATAACTCGCTTTCTGCTTGGTTCATGGCTAAAAATGTTGCACAAAACTTTGAAAGTATTTATGATGCCTTCATCTGCCAGCATTCGCGGCAAATTCAATAAAGCCATTTTTCCAGTTTGATGTTGCTGTACTTGCAACTCAGCAGTTGTAAAAGTATCAATCCAATGAGATTCTGAAAGCGGCGTAGAATTGGAGCGAATTACCCGCGCTAGTTCAGTATGAATTTCTTCTTCCTTGTCACGCGCTAATAGTTCATGAGAGAGGAATTTACCCCCTAGTTTAAGTTTATTATGAATACCAGCCAAGATTTTTGCTTTTCCTGGTGGAGATTGCATACTTAGAATTGCTTCTGCTAAGACGTAATCGAATTTACCAAGAATTGCCTCTAAGTGAAAAATATCACCTGCAATAATTTTAACTTGATTTTCTAATCCAGCAGTGCGGACATTAGTACGGGCAATAGTAACACTTTCAGGATTTTTTTCTATACCTACTACTTTGACATTGTAGCGTTGAGCAAGTGCGATCGCACTATAGCCAAAACTAGCAGCTAACTCTAAAACGGTATCTCCTGCTTTAAAATCAGCCCATTCAAATAACTGCTCTGTCGCAGCTCTTCCCCCTGGGCGTAAAAACTTTTTCCCCGCCGCAGCTAATATTTGATGTGCAGGTGCGGTTTCAAAATTGAGGGTAGCATTGGTCATAATTTCGACCTGAGTTTTAGTGCTACTTTTAGTTTGGCAAATTTACCCAATTTCATCTATGAGGTAGCTCATAGAGAACTTGTGGATTTTAACGGTGGAATTATCGATATATAAAGCGGTTTTAAGTTAAGATTTTTTCCATTTTAAACCGCTCCAACCATACTTTTTTGCGCTCGACTATTTCGGCTTCAACAATATAGAAACCCATTTTTAAGAAGAAATATTTTGATATGCGGCTTGCATTAGTGTGTAAGTGTTGCACACCTTGTTTAATAGCTTGCGCTTCTAAGTTTTGATAAATTTTAGTAGCATAGCCAAGTCTGGCAAAGTCACTTGCTGTATATAAATAAGCAATATGATTCGAGGGATTTAATTGACCAAAAGCCACTAATTGATTATTATGCACTGCCACATAGGTTATACCTTGGCTGAGTAACTGCCTAAACTCTTCAATATCTTCTGGATATGAAGACCATACCTTTATTTGCTCGGCATTATAAGCAGTTGAGCCAGTAGTAATAATAGCGTCACGAAAAATAGATATTAGGGTTTCTACATCGGATGGCTGATACTCTCGAATTAACATGATTTTAATCTAATATTAAAGTTTTTAAGCCAAAACAACTTTATTTTCACCAAACAGCTTTGCTTTCTCATACATGGCACGATCTGCTGCTTGTAGTAAAGAATCTATCTCTGTACCATGCTGGGGATAAGATGCGAACTGACAAGTCAGCGCTGGCGCTATCGCACAACTTACCGTTGGTGAACCCTGGATAAATGTAGGAAATGCAAAATTAGTTTTACCAAGTCTACGTAGGACAGCAATATCAGAAAATTGAGTTTCTACTTTTTTCCTAATTTCCTCAGCAATTGCTAGTACTTCTGGCAAGTCTAATTTTGTTACAATAAAAGCAAACTCATCTCCAGCAATCCGAAAAACTTCGCTAGTTTGTGGAACTACTTGGACAATAATTTGAGCAACTTGCTGGAGAAATATATCTCCTTCAGTATGACTATATTTGTCATTCAAAAAAATTAGCCCATCAATATCTATCCAAATCAGACTTAAGAAAATTTCTGGCTGACTAACTATTTCTAAAAATTGTTTGAGTAAAAATTCTTTTCGGCGAAGGTTAGTTAATGAATCCCGTTCTGGAGCAGTCATAATTAAGTGGGTAGGGTGTGTTAGCGTAGCGTAACGCACGTTGATACTGTTGAATTAAAATTGTGTGTGGCTCAATCAATGCAATCTTGCTCACTGGTAACGGCGAGGAGATTAAGATTCGGGACAATATAAACAGACCTAACACTAAGCAGTATGCGGAAAGGTCAAGCCGTCCAAGTTATTAAAGAGGTTAAAGGTTACAGCTTGTTAATAGTCAGCCTGAATTGCCCTTAATGGCATCATTCCGTTACTTTAAGAGGCAGTAATAATTTTCTGTTTGCTCAGAATTGTGCCAGCTAACATTGCACCAGTTAAATTAGCACTTTCCAATATAGCTTTACATAAATCAGCCTTATTCAAATTGGTTTTAATTAGAATAGCTCCACTGAGGTTGGCTTCACTGAGGTTGGCTTCACTGAGGTTGGCTTCATAGAGGTTGGCTACACTGAAGTCGGTTTTAATGAGATTGGCTCCAGACAGGCCAGCTTTAATGAGATTGGCTCCATAGAGATTGGCTCCACGCAGGTCGGCTCCGGTGAGGTTGGCTTCCCAAAGATTGGCTCCACGCAAGTCAGCTTTAATGAGATTGGCTCCAGACAGGTCAGCTTTAATGAGATTGGCTCCATAGAGGTTGGCTTCACTGAGGATAGCTTTACTAAGGTTAGCTTCACTAAGGATGGCTATAGTAAGGTCGGCTTTAATAAGATTGGCTCCATAGAGGTTCGCTCCATAGAGGTTGGCTACAATGAGATCGGTTTTACTGAGGTTGGCTCCTCTAAGGTTGCTTCTACTGAGGTTCGCTCCATTGAGATCTGCTCCACGCAGGTCAGCTTTAATGAGATTGGCTCCACTAAAGTCGGCTTTAATGAGATTGGTTTTAAGAAAATTGGCTCCACTGAGGTCGGCTTTAATGAGATTGGCTCCGCTGAGTTCGGCTCCACTGAGGTTGGCTCCATTGAGGTCAGTTCTACTGAGGTTGGCTTTACTGAGGTTGGCTTTACTGAGGTTGGCTTTACTAAGATCGGTTCCACTAAGGTTTGCTTCCCAGATAATCGCTCCACTGAGGTCGGCTCCACTGAGAATGGCTCCACTGAGGTTGACTCTACGCAAAGAAAGGTGACAAAAATTCCTTTTTCCTGCTTTATAAAGCTTCTTAAGTTCGTTAGCATCCATATATATTCACTTTGGGAAAATTGACTATCAAATAAATCTTCCCAAAAATAGCCCCTAACATTGTGTTTTGGGGCTACTCTTGAGGACTTTCATAGATTGGATATCTCGACATACTCCCATATAAGAGCTGAAAACTGAGTGCAGGATGTGGGAATTATACCCAGTGGCGACTTGCAATGACGTGAAACCTGGTTATTCGCAATCAGTCATCACTGATCAAATTATTGCTGAATGGCTCAATAAGTATAAATTTTTACTAAAATCCTAAGTCCGCTAATGTGTATTTGTTGCATATAAAGCCAGTTTAGGGTTTATTTGGACTTGTACTTTGTTAAATTCATTTAAGTTAGTCCAAAAGCGATCGCTATCCATCCAATTAAAGCAGCACCTAATACCAGCCATGCAGCGTTAAGATTGTAGCGAATTGCTAAAATGGCTGAAAAAAGTGCGATCGCTACAGCTAAAAAATCAACAAATGGCGGTTTTGATATGATTAAAGTTGCAAATCCTAGTTGCAATGTTACAACAGCCATTAATGCGATCGCACTGGCATTCACAGCATCTAAAAATGCCCTTGTCCATTTAGAGGCGCGTAGGTGAGGAATGAGGGGATTAAGTGCTGTAACGAAGAAAAACGAAGGTAAAAAAATTCCTACTGTAGCCACAATTGCACCTGGAACGCCTGCAATGATGTAACCGATAAAGGTAGATGTGGAAAGAAGAGGCCCTGGGGTAAACTGACCAATAGCGATCGCATCTAGTAATTGTTGTTGCGTTAACCAGTGGAGTTGATCAACTAATTCCCCTTGCAGAAACGCTATCAACACATAACCGCCGCCAAATAATACACTTCCAACCTTAAGGAAAAACCAACCCAATTGCCACAAAGAAATATTTGCTGCTGATACAGTAGTTACTGAGGCTGCTGTTGCTTTTAGCGTTGCACCTGTAGTCATGCCAGCAAGTAAAAGATTTGCTTGATCTTCTGGTAAGTTATATTTATCAGGAATAAGCAACCATAGCATTCCTAAAAAACCGCCAATTAAAAGTGCGATCGTTTCGTTCAATTTTAATAACAATACTAAAGCTGCCACACCCAAGGCAATAACTAGCAGTTTGCGAGTCTTTACGGCTTTTTTTCCTAAACGCCACAAAGCATTAAAGATAACAGCTAAAACAGCAGGTTTAATACCATAAAGTAGAGGTATTACTTGCGGTACACTGCCATAAAGAACATAAACCCAAGCAAACCCAGCAGTTATTAGCACCGCAGGTAAAATAAAACAAATTCCAGCAACAATTAGCCCTAACCATCCAGCATAGATATATCCTACATGAATAGCCATTTCTGTAGAATTAGGGCCAGGAATTAAGTTAGTTGCGCCTACCAAATCTAGAAAATGCTCACTTGTTAGCCAGTTACGTCGTTTAACTACCTCATCTTCCATCATAGAAATATGAGCCGCTGGCCCTCCAAAGCCGATAGCGCCCAGTTTAAAAAAGAGTTTGGCTAGTTCTACCAGACGGCTTGGTACTAATTTATTCATAGAATTGTTAACAACCGCTTACTTAACTGAAATATTTGCGTATTTAGGGTAGTGTTGTATGTAGTAATTAGATGGGTGGAAATAAACTTAACATGAAGGCTGGCCATTAGTCATAGGTCATTGGAAAGCTTACTTTGTTTATCTGTGTTTCATCAGTGGTTAATTATCTAAACTTTGACTTATGCAATAGGTCTATTAATATATTGTTCTCAATTTATTTTTGCCAATTTTAAATAAAAAAATCACAATCTTCTGGGTAACTATTAATTTCAGTTTCACTAACTCGATTAGAATAAATTACTTATGAAGAATTTTAATTGTCATCATTTCTTACAATTGGCTGGCTTGACTGAAGTTGTTTAGGACTGGTTGAAAAAGTTAATTGAAGATTTTTTACCGCAGATGTTGGTGAAACCTGCACGTTGGCGAAGCCTGCGCGAAGCGCATAAGCAAATAAACGCAGATGGACGCAGATGT includes:
- a CDS encoding class I SAM-dependent RNA methyltransferase, coding for MNNYFATVARGLEPIAAQELERLGARDVRPEFTGVHFAGDQALLYRVNLWARTIFRVLVPIREFYCSSPVMLYQEVQKISWEQYLQPHNTLAVDCTGSNQKLNHTHFTALQVKNAIVDQQRSQSGKRSSIDIENPDLLINVHIHQDRCILSLDSSGTSLHRRGYRPAMGLAPLKETLAAAILDMAEWDASLPFLDPLCGSGTLPIEAGLKALNIAPGLYRQKFGFLSWSDFDEHIWQELLDEAKNSQKLDLNETISGSDRDDDVLTQARANAERCGIGHKITFTQTDLSQLEAPTDCGILICNPPYGERLGDARELGDLYKMLGDVFKQRFKGWTAFILTGNKELAKKVGLKASRRIPIYNGSLACTLLKYELY
- the chrA gene encoding chromate efflux transporter, which translates into the protein MNKLVPSRLVELAKLFFKLGAIGFGGPAAHISMMEDEVVKRRNWLTSEHFLDLVGATNLIPGPNSTEMAIHVGYIYAGWLGLIVAGICFILPAVLITAGFAWVYVLYGSVPQVIPLLYGIKPAVLAVIFNALWRLGKKAVKTRKLLVIALGVAALVLLLKLNETIALLIGGFLGMLWLLIPDKYNLPEDQANLLLAGMTTGATLKATAASVTTVSAANISLWQLGWFFLKVGSVLFGGGYVLIAFLQGELVDQLHWLTQQQLLDAIAIGQFTPGPLLSTSTFIGYIIAGVPGAIVATVGIFLPSFFFVTALNPLIPHLRASKWTRAFLDAVNASAIALMAVVTLQLGFATLIISKPPFVDFLAVAIALFSAILAIRYNLNAAWLVLGAALIGWIAIAFGLT
- a CDS encoding cupin domain-containing protein, with the translated sequence MTSTNTTAASLVTSLRDQIEYPKSGVFSKVLLKDQVCQYTLFCLSYNSEISEHTSTRNATINVIDGTGILTLEGKDIELEPGVFVFMPAHAPHALKAEQNLTFLLTLSENSP
- a CDS encoding pentapeptide repeat-containing protein, which codes for MDANELKKLYKAGKRNFCHLSLRRVNLSGAILSGADLSGAIIWEANLSGTDLSKANLSKANLSKANLSRTDLNGANLSGAELSGANLIKADLSGANFLKTNLIKADFSGANLIKADLRGADLNGANLSRSNLRGANLSKTDLIVANLYGANLYGANLIKADLTIAILSEANLSKAILSEANLYGANLIKADLSGANLIKADLRGANLWEANLTGADLRGANLYGANLIKAGLSGANLIKTDFSVANLYEANLSEANLSEANLSGAILIKTNLNKADLCKAILESANLTGAMLAGTILSKQKIITAS
- a CDS encoding Crp/Fnr family transcriptional regulator; this encodes MQATVEQLSQILVFADLTALDLEHLPPYTQLQHYSKGEIIMQEGDRLPKKLYALLSGSLQITKTATTGKETILRTLPPGEIFAAPALLGNGIAPAMVTAECDSVILTVERDALLAAIKQTPEIALKMLMVFNSRLQQLHDTVHGLVSERAIVRLTRLIQYSATQYGTELTKNGECLKVKLSYYQIARSIGITYEECVRLFATIKAVVSYSRGGKIIVVDREKLDAIANGTSELNT
- a CDS encoding class I SAM-dependent methyltransferase; its protein translation is MTNATLNFETAPAHQILAAAGKKFLRPGGRAATEQLFEWADFKAGDTVLELAASFGYSAIALAQRYNVKVVGIEKNPESVTIARTNVRTAGLENQVKIIAGDIFHLEAILGKFDYVLAEAILSMQSPPGKAKILAGIHNKLKLGGKFLSHELLARDKEEEIHTELARVIRSNSTPLSESHWIDTFTTAELQVQQHQTGKMALLNLPRMLADEGIINTFKVLCNIFSHEPSRKRVMKMRSVFHKYRQELGYIILCALA
- a CDS encoding GNAT family N-acetyltransferase yields the protein MLIREYQPSDVETLISIFRDAIITTGSTAYNAEQIKVWSSYPEDIEEFRQLLSQGITYVAVHNNQLVAFGQLNPSNHIAYLYTASDFARLGYATKIYQNLEAQAIKQGVQHLHTNASRISKYFFLKMGFYIVEAEIVERKKVWLERFKMEKILT
- a CDS encoding GGDEF domain-containing protein; translated protein: MTAPERDSLTNLRRKEFLLKQFLEIVSQPEIFLSLIWIDIDGLIFLNDKYSHTEGDIFLQQVAQIIVQVVPQTSEVFRIAGDEFAFIVTKLDLPEVLAIAEEIRKKVETQFSDIAVLRRLGKTNFAFPTFIQGSPTVSCAIAPALTCQFASYPQHGTEIDSLLQAADRAMYEKAKLFGENKVVLA